One stretch of Brettanomyces nanus chromosome 4, complete sequence DNA includes these proteins:
- a CDS encoding uncharacterized protein (EggNog:ENOG41) — protein sequence MGLFNKHESKDKKMKVKITHADEKRLKMRSENIHDPILNAVNEAQPFEEAAYHERNPSSMSGEGRMNDTFGNPIINPDVSNPARSRDERPLDTIRAFEFSITGDDVYKQQLETPQLGWRVREDFPLFSSNPYGGAGNGAGSSVPAQYDDYGRPIYNNTQNPVSVQQGVYTAAPKKQEKKKKRGFLGLGRKKK from the coding sequence ATGGGTCTATTTAATAAGCATGAATccaaggataagaagatgaaggttAAGATCACTCACGCAGatgagaagagattgaagatgaggtCGGAAAACATTCATGATCCTATTTTGAATGCCGTTAATGAGGCTCAGCCTTTCGAAGAAGCTGCGTATCATGAAAGAAATCCATCTTCGATGAGTGGCGAGGGTCGAATGAATGATACTTTTGGAAATCCCATCATTAATCCCGATGTATCTAACCCTGCTCGTTCTAGAGACGAGAGACCTTTAGACACGATACGAGCTTTTGAATTTTCCATCACCGGTGATGATGTCTATAAGCAGCAGTTGGAGACTCCACAGTTGGGATGGAGGGTTCGGGAAGATTTCCCtttgttctcttccaatCCTTACGGAGGAGCCGGAAACGGTGCAGGTAGCAGTGTGCCCGCTCAGTATGATGATTATGGCCGTCCAATCTATAACAATACACAAAATCCCGTGTCTGTTCAACAGGGGGTTTATACGGCTGCTCCTaagaagcaggaaaagaagaaaaagagaggaTTCTTGGGTTTGGGtcgaaagaagaaatag
- a CDS encoding uncharacterized protein (CAZy:GH85) encodes MAPNSLDSIYFDSLSQLVIWHDNLVREYDSGQDRLDKFRRSSEDIDAYQIGDPDDKPTKILPKGRPRPSHSFSASESFMSCPSSLTRKAFSRIRSSSTDTTSRGHSHSFPSKRQSYSTGHSDIDSYSSESLGNEFSSHLHRAKLMVCHDFKNGYQQGHDKRPNGYYPHPSGSRYFIQYPQLLDSFIYFSHHRVTVPPVSWINMCHRNCIKCFGTIIFEGSSYSTELDRLVQLGRDGEFVFVEILVELVQCFGFDGYLINIETCFSNGIIAQSLIPFLENLKAKLHTKHLKNEVIWYDSYLYPYNKTYYVNGVNDLNFNFFSSTDRTFTNYWWNLKTLRENMRNVGLLGVQNKLYIGYDVWGRGSTVGKGGFDSSLACQLISKYKSNVALFAPAWTYEQLGPKNFVRNDTRFWVGLFEEELSIMSSIKPHSCPVFKTNDSSFVFYTNFCNGQGHSFTCKGIKIFNKPWVDGNLQWYLPLALNRTPTLGLQMKLETAESFHTGSCLQVSYVPYLEDKANGSSGYRIFSEQQVRRLQLFDLNKICRFNTIGVRLSYKLRDDTEEIFKVKVKYHIEKKMANKSIQISRIGYLVIPLGTTKGSWYTLDNAFNIDTDTMETIVMESIDVEYDNENMGQSSDGSLYRSYVMEDSVVTSVIDNEQYEKVNDKEIYNDDERERWVIIPRLAEDGVNNAVSSASFSTSTLSAPESSPALKIGEIAVINANNYPSANFFGMSAVTKVKKLDIKEDGMLFVWSGSKNNYVLYYVIYINDIFKGTSQISQFYADDDDDDANGREDTDSISTTNFSIIKIRVDTIDKLGSVYPGSEVFV; translated from the coding sequence ATGGCTCCAAATTCACTGGATTCCATATACTTTGACTCGTTGTCTCAGTTAGTCATCTGGCATGATAATTTGGTTAGAGAATATGATTCTGGCCAGGATCGTCTCGATAAGTTCCGTCGAAGTAGTGAGGACATAGATGCATATCAAATTGGTGACCCTGACGATAAGCCTACAAAAATCCTCCCTAAAGGACGGCCTAGACCATCTCATTCGTTTTCTGCCTCCGAATCATTCATGTCATgcccttcttctcttactAGAAAGGCCTTTTCCCGAATACGTTCCAGCAGTACAGATACCACCTCTAGAGGCCACAGTCACAGTTTCCCCTCGAAGAGACAGTCTTATAGCACGGGCCATTCCGATATCGACAGCTATAGCAGTGAATCGTTGGGAAACGAGTTTTCAAGTCATCTCCATCGTGCAAAGTTGATGGTATGCCATGATTTCAAGAACGGTTACCAGCAGGGTCATGATAAACGCCCCAATGGTTACTACCCACATCCAAGTGGTAGTCGTTATTTCATCCAGTATCCGCAATTACTTGACTCATTTATATACTTTAGTCACCACCGTGTTACTGTTCCACCTGTTAGCTGGATTAACATGTGCCACAGAAACTGTATCAAGTGCTTTGGTACGATAATTTTCGAAGGCAGTTCATATTCTACCGAGTTGGATCGTCTTGTTCAACTTGGCAGAGATGGCGAGTTTGTCTTTGTCGAAATTCTTGTAGAATTGGTGCAATGCTTTGGTTTTGATGGTTACCTAATCAACATAGAGACTTGCTTCAGTAACGGCATAATAGCCCAGTCTTTGATTCCATTCCTAGAGAACTTAAAAGCCAAGTTACATACCAAGCACTTGAAGAACGAAGTCATTTGGTATGACAGTTACTTATATCCGTACAACAAGACATACTATGTTAACGGTGTAAATGACTtaaacttcaacttcttctcttctacAGATCGAACATTCACCAATTACTGGtggaatttgaagactctACGGGAGAACATGAGAAACGTGGGACTTCTTGGCGTTCAGAACAAGCTCTACATTGGATACGATGTGTGGGGTCGGGGAAGCACGGTGGGTAAAGGAGGTTTTGATTCCAGCCTGGCTTGTCAATTAATATCCAAATACAAGTCTAACGTAGCTCTTTTTGCTCCTGCTTGGACTTACGAGCAACTGGGGCCTAAGAACTTTGTTCGAAACGATACCCGATTCTGGGTCGGActctttgaagaggaattaTCCATAATGTCATCCATCAAACCTCACAGCTGTCCCGTTTTCAAGACCAATGACTCCAGTTTTGTCTTTTACACGAATTTTTGCAATGGCCAAGGACACAGTTTTACTTGCAAAGGTATCAAAATCTTTAATAAGCCTTGGGTAGATGGAAATTTGCAGTGGTATCTTCCTTTAGCATTAAACCGGACTCCCACTTTAGGACTACAGATGAAGCTTGAAACCGCTGAATCGTTCCATACGGGTTCTTGCCTTCAAGTTAGTTACGTTCCATATCTTGAGGATAAGGCCAATGGTTCTAGTGGGTACAGAATATTCAGTGAACAACAGGTGAGACGGTTACAGTTGTTTGATCTGAATAAAATATGCAGATTCAATACGATTGGTGTTAGGCTCAGCTATAAATTGAGGGATGATACTGAAGAAATCTTTAAAGTGAAGGTCAAGTACCATAtcgagaagaaaatggcaaaCAAATCGATCCAGATTTCCAGAATAGGTTACCTTGTGATTCCACTAGGTACTACCAAGGGTAGTTGGTATACTTTGGACAATGCTTTCAATATAGATACAGATACTATGGAAACAATTGTGATGGAGTCAATTGACGTTGAATATGATAATGAGAACATGGGACAATCTTCAGATGGCTCGTTATATCGATCGTACGTAATGGAGGATTCTGTTGTAACATCTGTGATCGATAACGAGCAATATGAAAAGGTCAACGACAAAGAGATTTACAACGACGATGAAAGGGAAAGATGGGTGATCATTCCAAGATTGGCTGAGGACGGAGTAAATAATGCTGTATCGAGTGCAAGCTTCAGTACAAGTACACTCTCGGCTCCAGAATCCTCACCCGCATTGAAAATAGGAGAGATCGCTGTCATAAATGCTAACAATTACCCTAGCGCAAACTTTTTTGGAATGTCTGCAGTGACCAAAGTTAAAAAATTGGATATAAAGGAAGATGGAATGCTGTTTGTTTGGAGCGGATCCAAAAATAATTACGTGCTTTACTATGTGATATACATCAACGATATATTCAAGGGGACCTCGCAGATTTCCCAGTTTTATGctgacgacgatgacgacgacgctaatggaagagaagacacCGATTCGATAAGCACCACAAATTTTAGTATCATCAAGATTCGCGTGGATACTATAGATAAACTAGGATCGGTTTATCCTGGATCTGAGGTGTTCGTTTAA
- a CDS encoding uncharacterized protein (BUSCO:EOG093410KV), protein MSHFFSVTYDADSSDEENLVSSDEELLYTSEEGSSGEELLEEEEEQEKKKQEKEEKEQIQAGNGEEGENNDGDDDDDDSDDSFGRKRGRSYFLKKDFAKGSSRRNGSDSDSESEGEEKRVVKSAKDKYLDEIAELVDQIENYSMVEEWISIGTQFDLLLKLVSKYPQHHISVPRQFVRCLAILQDVLDQYKANQKESKKKLNATESKSLNVIRQRVKKYVKEYPVELSVYNKDPDSFLADDGEISLSVTPSVDNFGGKFSGASTADGTPIPAEKDLFNALRTIIESRGKRNVDQKEQLIILRKYFGEAETPYEQISIILLQISVRFDLYSKANYMPSDQWKVTLQDIVKLLDILDSNRKYVITETAAVPDDIANEPKPNDKGVIEIVGSIASFVERLADEISSHLLVLDPHSTEYIVRLRDESTLYTLLLRSQLYYERIIPESELTEIQGGQLSRVVLKRLESIYYKPTKLIIFSEMKAWSAVDVERNSEIYPRLSADAGPQGLDYTNGLIDSLCSVLYRQSNSIFRKKSVLCHIYNYALNDQYYKARDMLLLSHLQSSIHTADPQLQIHFNRALVQLGLSAFRRGLIHEAQQLLQEVAISPRQKELLGQGVQRFQMQQSQVDKQRLLPFHMHINLELLECSFYVASLLIEVPLMAQYADYAKRRQSSPKAFRRVLEYRERQVFDGPPENARDHIMLAARALGNCDWKKTAQLLENIKIWGLFKDVEAIKKMITGKLQIEALRTFIFKNRPYFSKCSISNLSEVFELEESKVRSVLANLIRNDDINAYINLKTNTLDFVQNEESKPNKLQELVLSLGEKCNQIIERNEKLSMGGYQIQLDTKKLGQNRSYQNRK, encoded by the exons ATGTCacatttcttctctgttaCATATGATGCCGATTCTTCTGATGAGGAGAACTTGGTGTCTTCAGATGAAGAGCTATTATATACGTCCGAAGAAGGGAGTTCAGGAGAGGAGCTTttagaggaagaggaggagcaagagaagaagaagcaagaaaaagaagaaaaggaacaAATTCAAGCTggaaatggagaagagggagaaaaTAATGATggcgatgatgatgatgatga CAGTGATGATTCGTTTGGTAGAAAGAGAGGACGTAGCTATTTCCTCAAGAAAGACTTTGCCAAAGGTTCGTCAAGAAGGAACGGTTCAGATTCGGATTCTGAATCTGAGGGAGAGGAAAAGAGGGTGGTTAAGAGTGCCAAGGATAAATATTTGGACGAGATTGCCGAACTTGTCGACCAAATCGAGAACTATTCAATGGTGGAAGAGTGGATTAGTATTGGTACTCAATTTGATTTGTTACTGAAGCTTGTTTCCAAATATCCTCAGCATCATATTTCTGTGCCACGTCAATTTGTTCGTTGTTTGGCGATATTGCAGGATGTTTTGGATCAATATAAGGCCAACCAGAAagaatccaagaagaagttgaatgCCACCGAGTCTAAATCCTTGAATGTCATTCGTCAGAGAGTCAAGAAGTATGTTAAGGAGTATCCAGTGGAACTTTCCGTTTATAATAAGGATCCTGATAGCTTCCTTGCTGACGATGGCGAGATCTCTTTATCTGTCACTCCCTCTGTTGATAACTTTGGGGGTAAATTTTCCGGTGCTTCAACCGCTGATGGAACTCCTATTCCTGCCGAAAAGGATctcttcaatgctttgaGAACCATTATTGAGTCTCGTGGTAAGCGTAATGTTGACCAGAAGGAGCAGTTGATCATATTAAGGAAGTATTTCGGGGAAGCCGAGACGCCGTACGAACAGATCTCTATTATCTTGCTGCAGATTTCAGTGAGGTTCGATTTATACTCAAAGGCAAACTACATGCCTTCGGATCAATGGAAAGTTACTTTGCAAGATATCGTTAAGcttcttgatatcttgGATTCCAACAGAAAGTACGTCATTACTGAGACTGCTGCTGTTCCGGATGATATTGCAAATGAGCCTAAACCTAATGATAAGGGAGTCATTGAAATTGTCGGTTCTATTGCTTCCTTTGTTGAGAGATTGGCTGACGAGATCTCCTCCCATCTTCTAGTTCTAGACCCCCATTCGACAGAGTACATTGTGCGCTTGCGTGATGAGTCTACTCTATATACTCTTCTCCTACGTTCTCAGCTCTACTATGAACGTATCATTCCAGAATCCGAGCTTACGGAAATTCAAGGAGGACAGTTGTCGCGTGTGGTtctgaaaagattggaAAGCATTTACTACAAACCTACCAAGTTGATCATTTTTTCAGAGATGAAGGCTTGGAGTGCCGTGGATGTTGAGAGGAACTCTGAAATCTACCCAAGGCTTTCGGCAGATGCCGGTCCTCAGGGATTGGACTATACTAATGGTCTTATTGATTCTCTCTGTTCTGTCCTTTATCGCCAGTCGAACTCTATCTTCCGTAAAAAGTCCGTTCTTTGTCACATATACAACTACGCACTTAACGATCAGTATTACAAGGCTCGTGATATGCTGTTGTTGTCGCATTTGCAATCCTCAATTCACACTGCAGATCCACAATTGCAAATTCATTTCAACAGAGCATTGGTTCAACTTGGTTTATCTGCATTCCGTCGTGGTTTAATTCACGAAGCTCAGCAACTGTTGCAAGAAGTAGCTATTTCACCCCGTCAAAAGGAACTTTTGGGCCAGGGTGTTCAAAGATTCCAGATGCAGCAGTCGCAGGTCGACAAGCAAAGATTGCTTCCATTCCATATGCATATCAATTTGGAGTTGCTTGAATGTTCTTTTTATGTCGCTTCTCTTTTAATTGAGGTGCCGTTGATGGCACAGTATGCTGACTATGCCAAGCGTAGGCAGTCGTCTCCAAAGGCTTTCCGTCGTGTGCTTGAATACCGTGAACGCCAGGTATTTGATGGTCCACCAGAGAATGCCCGTGATCATATTATGTTGGCGGCTCGTGCTTTGGGTAACTGTGATTGGAAAAAGACTGCACAGTTGTTGGAAAACATCAAAATTTGGGgacttttcaaagatgttgaagcaatTAAGAAGATGATTACAGGTAAATTACAAATTGAAGCGCTGAGAACGtttatcttcaagaatAGACCGTACTTCTCCAAGTGCTCAATTTCAAACTTATCCGAAGTGTTTGAGCTCGAAGAGAGTAAAGTGAGATCTGTGTTGGCTAACTTGATTCGTAACGATGACATTAACGCCTACATTAATCTCAAAACTAATACCTTGGACTTTGTGCAGAATGAGGAGAGTAAGCCTAACAAACTTCAGGAGTTGGTTCTCTCACTAGGTGAAAAGTGCAATCAGATTATCGAGAGAAATGAGAAGTTGAGTATGGGAGGTTATCAGATTCAGCTGGACACCAAAAAGCTTGGACAGAATAGAAGCTATCAGAACAGAAAGTGA
- the COP1 gene encoding coatomer subunit alpha (BUSCO:EOG09340E5F): MKMLTKFESKSSRAKGVAFHPTRPWILVSLHSSTIQLWDYRMGTLIARFEGHDGPVRGIDFHPTQPIFVSGGDDYTIKVWSLKTKKCMFTLSGHLDYVRTVFFHHELPWIISASDDQTIRIWNWQSRKEIACLTGHNHYVMCAQFHPTQDLVVSASLDQTVRVWDISGLCKKHSAPQGALGMNTAAVGMNSFESQQQIPQQDIFGNTDAVVKYVLEGHDKGVNWATFHPTLPLIVSGGDDRVVKVWRMSDSRAWEVDSCRGHTNNVPCVLFHPTEDLIISVGEDKTIRTWDLNTRTPVKQFKRENDRFWLIAAHPNMNLFAACHDSGVMVFKLDRERPASTLFQNSVFFVNNEFQLQRYSFDRQEASMPLLSLKKVAVPWNKIRKISYNPAENAILIQSGENEAGIYAYIPVPKEAVGALDATPRGQGKATAACFIARNRYVTFSKITHKLEVRDLNDNVTKAIAMDSTVKDIVYAGPGVIFLMMPTKVVTYDVQQKRQIAEIQVNNAKYASWSPDGKHVALLSKHTITIANRKLESIMSMHETIRVKSAAWDDTGVLIYSTLNHLKYALLNGDIGTIKTLENTLYIMKVSGSTCFCLNRKGAVEEVQIDPTEYRFKRALVNKKFGEVLRLIQHSNLVGESIIGYLEKRGYPEVALQFVQDPETRFELAIECHNLDIALEEAQKLNKPAIWEKLGKEALSQGQISIVETVYQQLHQLEKLSFFYLITGDLNKLSKMEQIAESRGDMSSIVQNSIYLGSVEKRIQVLTQAGLAPLAYATAKSNGLDEIAQQILEDSDRDSPPELPSGAKAISVAQPKVSRATDFPLKAASLSFFEQALSGNMEHLSLEGEGEYVKSPTENGAAVAFEEDAIFSDSPVEEDDGWDMGDDQLDVDAGEKIEEESADIAGVPGELGAWIRNSKCAAGYIAAGAFEAAAQMLNKQAGITNFEPLRARFMQIYQASKLSFPAVDGLPSLPAYIRNNADESSRAAPYIPGYDQLEPLLHEGFRLFKANKLAEAVTVFRKTILIIATLVVDDEDKEEKCREILTLCREYILGLSIELKRRSLPASEVKRNLEFAAYFTRAKLQPAHRVNALQVAMTQSFKHKNYAMASFFASEFLKIMPSGARAEQAKKVKDRADSISTDAVEIDFDPYAEFEICAGTYSPIYKGTPSVSDPLTGAKYQTSEKGKLCQITQISTIGAPASGLRIRA, translated from the exons atgaagatgctaACAAAG TTTGAATCTAAATCGTCTAGAGCTAAAGGTGTTGCCTTTCATCCGACTAGGCCATGGATTCTAGTGTCCTTACACTCATCAACGATCCAGCTATGGGACTATCGTATGGGAACATTGATTGCTCGGTTCGAAGGTCACGATGGACCTGTTAGAGGCATAGACTTCCACCCCACTCAGCCCATCTTTGTTTCAGGTGGTGATGATTACACTATTAAAGTTTGGTCTTTGAAAACTAAAAAGTGCATGTTTACTTTGTCGGGCCATTTAGACTATGTTCGTACCGTTTTCTTCCACCACGAGCTTCCTTGGATTATTTCTGCCTCTGATGATCAGACCATCCGTATTTGGAATTGGCAGAGTCGTAAAGAAATTGCTTGCCTTACAGGCCATAATCACTACGTTATGTGCGCACAGTTCCATCCAACCCAGGATCTTGttgtttctgcttctttggatcaaACTGTCCGTGTTTGGGACATATCTGGTCTCTGTAAGAAGCATTCTGCTCCACAGGGTGCTCTCGGTATGAACACCGCCGCTGTCGGTATGAACTCGTTTGAATCTCAGCAACAGATTCCTCAACAGGATATTTTTGGCAATACTGATGCTGTTGTCAAATACGTTCTTGAAGGTCACGACAAAGGTGTCAATTGGGCCACTTTCCATCCGACTCTACCATTGATTGTTTCTGGTGGTGACGACCGAGTCGTCAAAGTGTGGCGTATGAGTGATTCGCGTGCCTGGGAAGTCGACAGTTGTAGGGGACATACGAACAATGTTCCTTGTGTTCTTTTCCACCCTACTGAGGATTTGATAATTTCTGTGGGTGAGGATAAAACCATTCGTACATGGGACTTGAACACTCGTACTCCCGTTAAACAGTTTAAACGCGAAAATGATAGATTCTGGCTGATTGCCGCCCATCCAAATATGAATTTGTTTGCCGCATGTCATGATTCTGGTGTTATGGTATTCAAGTTGGATCGTGAAAGACCGGCAAGTACACTGTTCCAAAACTCTGTCTTTTTCGTCAACAACGAATTCCAACTTCAACGCTACTCCTTTGACAGACAAGAAGCTTCAATGCCATTACTTTCTCTTAAAAAGGTTGCTGTTCCTTGGAACAAGATTCGCAAAATCTCTTATAATCCTGCTGAGAATGCCATCTTGATCCAATCTGGCGAAAACGAAGCCGGCATTTATGCCTATATTCCTGTTCCCAAGGAAGCTGTCGGCGCCTTGGACGCTACTCCAAGAGGCCAAGGCAAGGCTACTGCTGCCTGCTTTATTGCGCGTAACAGATACGTGACTTTCTCCAAAATTACTCATAAATTGGAAGTTAGAGATTTGAATGATAACGTCACTAAGGCCATCGCTATGGATTCTACCGTTAAGGACATTGTTTACGCTGGGCCTGGTGTCATTTTTCTAATGATGCCAACTAAAGTTGTCACCTATGATGTGCAACAGAAACGTCAAATCGCCGAGATTCAGGTGAACAATGCTAAGTATGCATCTTGGTCTCCTGATGGAAAGCATGTTGCTTTGCTCTCTAAGCACACCATCACAATTGCCAATCGTAAACTTGAATCAATAATGTCTATGCACGAGACCATTCGTGTGAAGAGTGCGGCATGGGATGATACTGGTGTTCTTATCTATTCCACTTTGAACCATCTAAAATATGCCCTTTTGAATGGTGATATTGGCACCATCAAGACATTGGAAAACACTCTTTATATAATGAAGGTTTCTGGCTCTACCTGTTTCTGTCTCAACAGAAAGGGtgcagttgaagaagttcagATTGACCCTACCGAATACAGATTCAAGAGGGCCTTAGTCAATAAGAAGTTCGGCGAGGTTTTGCGTCTCATTCAACATTCTAACTTGGTTGGTGAGAGTATAATTGGATACCTAGAGAAGCGCGGATATCCTGAGGTtgctcttcaatttgtcCAGGATCCTGAGACTAGATTTGAGTTAGCCATTGAATGTCACAACCTTGATATTGCCCTTGAAGAAGCGCAAAAACTCAATAAGCCTGCCATCTGGGAAAAGCTTGGTAAAGAGGCTCTTTCTCAAGGACAAATCTCCATTGTGGAAACTGTCTATCAAcagcttcatcaacttgagaAACTGTCATTCTTTTATTTGATTACGGGAGACCTGAATAAATTATCCAAAATGGAGCAGATTGCCGAATCTCGTGGTGATATGTCTTCTATTGTACAGAACAGTATATACTTGGGATCTGTTGAAAAACGGATTCAAGTGTTGACTCAAGCTGGTTTGGCTCCGTTGGCATATGCTACAGCCAAGTCTAATGGACTGGATGAGATTGCCCAGcaaattcttgaagattcgGATCGCGATTCTCCTCCCGAGCTTCCATCTGGAGCCAAGGCTATATCTGTCGCACAACCAAAAGTTTCTAGGGCAACGGACTTCCCACTCAAagctgcttctctttcattcTTTGAACAGGCTTTGTCCGGCAACATGGAGCATTTGTCTTTGGaaggtgaaggagaatATGTAAAGTCTCCAACTGAAAACGGTGCCGCCGTtgcatttgaagaggatgcTATCTTTTCTGACTCACCAGTCGAGGAAGATGACGGCTGGGATATGGGTGATGATCAGTTGGATGTAGATGCGGGAGAGAaaatagaggaagaaagcGCAGATATTGCTGGTGTGCCTGGAGAGTTGGGTGCCTGGATTAGAAACTCCAAATGCGCTGCTGGATACATTGCTGCAGGTGCATTTGAAGCGGCTGCACAAATGCTCAATAAACAGGCGGGTATCACTAACTTCGAGCCTCTTCGTGCCAGATTCATGCAAATATACCAGGCTAGTAAGCTTTCGTTCCCTGCTGTTGACGGACTGCCTTCCCTTCCAGCTTATATTAGAAACAATGCTGACGAGAGCTCCAGAGCTGCCCCTTACATTCCAGGATATGATCAGCTTGAACCTCTACTCCATGAAGGTTTTAGGTTGTTCAAGGCCAATAAATTAGCGGAAGCCGTGACGGTGTTCCGTAAGACCATTTTAATTATTGCAACCCTTGTTGTGGACGATGAGgacaaggaagaaaaatgtAGGGAGATACTTACTCTTTGCAGAGAGTACATCTTAGGGCTTTCTATCGAgttaaagagaagaagtttgccTGCTTCGGAAGTGAAACGCAACTTGGAGTTTGCTGCTTATTTCACCAGAGCCAAGCTGCAACCTGCACACAGAGTGAATGCTCTCCAAGTGGCCATGACTCAGTCATTCAAGCACAAAAACTATGCTATGGCTTCGTTTTTTGCCAGTGAATTCCTCAAGATTATGCCTTCCGGTGCTAGGGCAGAGCAAGcgaagaaggtgaaggatAGAGCTGACTCAATCTCGACGGATGCCGTTGAGATAGATTTTGATCCTTACGCAGAGTTTGAGATTTGTGCTGGTACTTACTCGCCTATCTACAAAGGTACTCCTAGTGTTAGCGATCCCTTAACTGGAGCCAAATATCAAACTTCCGAGAAGGGTAAACTGTGCCAAATTACGCAGATTTCGACCATTGGTGCACCTGCTTCCGGCTTGAGAATCCGAGCTTGA
- a CDS encoding uncharacterized protein (EggNog:ENOG41), producing the protein MQRLLRLKTVSRLTSRLAVVSKFPRYHGVSVLSERQRRIIPCRFFSTSTSVSQQNVGTQMSSDNKGDDPMAQSGFLLRITLERLVQDLSNEPVPTVALNDLLKFHNHASVDKEAILIENANDILRDMFILVGRSIQRFSNLPYIVLMNPHMAKIYECYIDTLRVLVRFVQDCSGGDLDIQPYRAYDDLSRFKITTAEQNEKLIQVLGNILEMHTDNTVDLREGFDEIDSSLVDDKNFLNPHMRERILMRLLVNHHILLNSQLKQTDDLKSLKSIGVIDMNVNVLEILSHSYTYVNDMAAMKYADKIEVNVKSILLKSDGTARIQEVGDIGNYGDFDPLVFPYVISHIEYVFDEILKNSTRACMDNKITRPIEVLVILKEPTSPEEFYRLDVRITDYAKGIKPEIVENLFDYSFTTVNDSEDGTKLLDNTSANMIAGMGYGLPMSLTYTRLFDGNIFLKSVYGQGTTVYLQWRGIQGKMV; encoded by the coding sequence ATGCAACGTTTACTCCGATTAAAGACGGTTTCTAGACTGACATCTAGATTGGCAGTAGTTTCCAAATTTCCTCGATATCATGGAGTCTCAGTATTAAGTGAAAGACAGCGCCGTATCATTCCTTGCCGATTCTTCTCTACATCCACTTCTGTATCTCAACAAAATGTTGGAACTCAGATGTCATCTGATAACAAAGGTGATGATCCAATGGCACAATCTGGATTTCTCTTAAGAATCACATTGGAAAGGTTGGTTCAAGACCTATCCAACGAGCCAGTTCCCACGGTGGCTCTCAACGACTTGCTCAAGTTTCATAATCACGCTTCTGTTGATAAGGAAGCGATACTTATTGAAAATGCCAACGATATTTTGAGAGATATGTTCATTTTAGTTGGTAGAAGTATTCAGAGGTTCTCGAATTTACCATACATAGTGTTGATGAATCCCCATATGGCCAAGATATATGAATGTTACATCGATACATTGCGAGTTTTAGTTCGATTTGTTCAGGATTGTAGTGGAGGTGACCTTGATATTCAGCCCTATAGAGCTTACGATGATCTATCTCGATTTAAGATCACTACTGCTGAGCAGAACgagaagttgatccaagttcttggaAATATTCTGGAGATGCACACTGACAACACTGTTGATTTAAGAGAAGgctttgatgagattgattCCAGTCTGGTTGACGATAAGAACTTTTTGAATCCACACATGAGAGAAAggattttgatgagattatTGGTTAATCATCATATACTTCTCAATTCTCAGTTGAAGCAGACAGACGATCTCAAATCATTGAAAAGTATCGGTGTCATTGACATGAATGTAAACGTTCTCGAGATTTTGAGTCATTCCTATACTTATGTCAATGATATGGCTGCTATGAAGTATGCAGATAAAATTGAAGTTAATGTGAAGAGTATTCTTCTTAAATCGGATGGAACTGCCAGAATCCAGGAAGTTGGAGACATTGGAAACTATGGAGATTTCGACCCGTTGGTATTTCCCTATGTGATCAGTCACATTGAGTAtgtatttgatgagattCTTAAAAACTCCACCAGAGCCTGTATGGATAACAAAATCACTAGACCTATCGAAGTGCTAGTTATTCTTAAAGAGCCTACATCCCCTGAAGAGTTCTATAGGCTAGATGTTCGAATCACTGATTATGCAAAGGGAATCAAACCGGAAATCGTCGAAAACTTGTTTGATTATTCGTTTACGACTGTAAATGATAGCGAAGATGGAACTAAGCTTTTGGATAATACATCTGCCAATATGATTGCAGGAATGGGATATGGCTTACCCATGAGTTTGACCTACACAAGACTCTTTGATGGTAATATCTTCCTCAAGAGTGTCTATGGACAAGGTACGACCGTGTATCTTCAATGGAGGGGAATTCAAGGCAAGATGGTATAA